From a single Sediminibacterium sp. KACHI17 genomic region:
- a CDS encoding glutathione peroxidase yields MKYVLSFVALVIMSAFTLPDNGSIHSFKVKSIEGGTIDFAKFKGKKILVVNTASKCGYTPQYEALQKVYDEYKDKLVIVGFPANNFGGQEPGSDGEIQQFCKARFGVKFPLASKVSVKGEDMAPIYQWLTSKAKNGVLDADIKWNFNKFLLDENGKMIAYFPSKVTPDSEEILKYVK; encoded by the coding sequence ATGAAATACGTTCTCTCATTTGTAGCACTGGTCATCATGTCTGCCTTCACCTTACCTGACAATGGCAGCATTCATTCTTTTAAAGTAAAATCGATCGAAGGTGGAACCATCGATTTCGCAAAATTCAAAGGAAAGAAGATTTTGGTTGTGAATACCGCTTCTAAGTGCGGCTATACACCACAATACGAAGCATTGCAGAAAGTATATGACGAATACAAAGACAAGCTGGTGATCGTAGGTTTCCCTGCAAATAATTTTGGCGGACAAGAGCCGGGTAGCGATGGAGAAATTCAGCAGTTCTGTAAAGCACGTTTTGGCGTGAAATTTCCATTGGCAAGTAAAGTGAGTGTTAAAGGAGAAGACATGGCACCTATTTATCAGTGGCTGACCAGCAAAGCCAAGAATGGCGTTTTAGATGCAGATATCAAATGGAACTTCAATAAATTTTTATTGGATGAAAATGGAAAGATGATCGCTTACTTTCCAAGTAAAGTAACACCTGATAGCGAAGAAATTTTGAAGTACGTGAAATAA